The following are encoded together in the Thalassolituus oleivorans MIL-1 genome:
- the rluC gene encoding 23S rRNA pseudouridine(955/2504/2580) synthase RluC encodes MSNQQPDQTKVTLVEITEDNHGQRVDNFLLTALKGVPRTLVYRIIRKGEVRVNKGRVKADSRLQSGDIIRIPPVRVPDKNETPDVSPALNGLLDSAIVYEDAGLLAVNKPHGLAVHGGSGVSLGMIEALRKMRPDHTFLELVHRLDRDTSGIILVAKKRSVLTALQRMLANKSGIKKRYLALVHGAWPEGVADVKLPLLRTERKSGERIVLVDDEGKTSHTRYSLLASGSHYSLVEAEPVTGRTHQIRVHCQSQGCTIAGDEKYGDKSEQDIDRQRGVRRLCLHAHQLAFRHPSTGEELCLNAEPGEELRHLFKKVGCEWQGGGL; translated from the coding sequence ATGTCGAATCAGCAGCCGGACCAAACCAAGGTCACGCTCGTCGAGATTACCGAAGATAATCATGGTCAGCGGGTAGATAACTTCCTGTTAACCGCACTAAAAGGTGTTCCGCGAACACTGGTATACCGAATTATTCGCAAAGGCGAAGTTCGGGTTAATAAAGGAAGGGTAAAAGCCGATAGTCGCTTGCAGAGTGGCGATATTATTCGAATTCCGCCTGTTCGCGTGCCGGATAAAAACGAAACCCCTGATGTCTCGCCAGCTCTGAATGGCTTGTTGGATTCTGCCATCGTTTATGAAGATGCCGGTTTGCTCGCGGTCAATAAGCCTCATGGTTTGGCCGTTCATGGTGGTAGTGGTGTAAGTCTGGGAATGATTGAAGCATTACGAAAAATGCGTCCTGATCATACCTTTTTAGAGTTGGTGCACCGTTTGGATCGTGATACGTCAGGTATTATTCTGGTAGCAAAAAAGCGCTCTGTGCTGACGGCGTTGCAGCGCATGCTTGCTAATAAGTCGGGCATAAAGAAGCGCTATCTCGCTCTGGTGCATGGTGCATGGCCTGAAGGGGTGGCGGATGTAAAGCTGCCGTTGCTGCGCACTGAACGAAAAAGCGGTGAGCGCATTGTACTGGTCGATGATGAAGGCAAAACATCGCATACCCGTTATTCGCTGCTGGCGAGCGGTTCTCATTATTCATTGGTTGAAGCGGAGCCCGTGACGGGGCGGACCCATCAGATTCGCGTTCATTGTCAGTCTCAAGGGTGTACGATCGCTGGCGATGAAAAGTACGGCGATAAGTCTGAGCAAGACATTGATCGTCAGCGTGGTGTGCGGCGGTTATGTCTGCATGCACACCAGTTGGCGTTTCGTCATCCGTCGACAGGTGAGGAGTTATGTTTAAATGCCGAGCCGGGTGAGGAGTTGCGTCATCTTTTCAAAAAAGTAGGTTGCGAGTGGCAGGGTGGTGGCTTATGA
- a CDS encoding HAD-IA family hydrolase, with protein MSKQEKGYQVIIFDWDGTLVDSTGRIVDSMQRAARDIGLAEVPDSAVQNIIGLGLPEAIKTVWPDIHADQLPVMSAAYAHYFVVDSQVGMDFFPEARDMLERLRSNYRLAVATGKSRKGLDRMLDDMAIRHCFDITRCADETKSKPNPQMLKEILVELDLQPEQALMVGDTSYDLDMAKAIGMDSVGMSHGAHDESVLLACGPRAICHSIQELELWIGTHG; from the coding sequence ATGAGTAAGCAAGAGAAGGGCTATCAGGTCATTATCTTTGATTGGGATGGAACCCTAGTTGATTCGACTGGGCGTATTGTCGATAGCATGCAACGAGCGGCTCGCGATATTGGTCTGGCAGAAGTGCCTGATTCTGCAGTCCAAAACATTATAGGTCTGGGTTTGCCTGAGGCTATTAAGACTGTATGGCCAGATATTCACGCTGATCAGCTTCCTGTTATGTCGGCCGCCTATGCGCACTATTTTGTTGTTGATAGTCAGGTTGGGATGGATTTTTTTCCTGAGGCTAGGGATATGCTCGAACGCCTTCGTAGTAATTATCGTTTAGCGGTTGCGACAGGTAAAAGTCGCAAAGGCTTGGATCGCATGTTGGATGATATGGCGATTCGCCATTGCTTCGACATAACGCGCTGTGCCGATGAAACTAAGTCGAAGCCCAATCCTCAGATGCTAAAAGAAATATTGGTCGAGCTGGATTTGCAGCCCGAGCAAGCGCTGATGGTGGGTGATACCAGTTATGATCTGGATATGGCGAAAGCAATAGGTATGGACTCTGTCGGTATGAGTCATGGCGCGCACGATGAAAGTGTGTTGCTCGCTTGTGGACCGCGCGCAATTTGTCATAGCATTCAAGAACTTGAACTTTGGATAGGTACCCATGGATAA
- a CDS encoding S49 family peptidase, which yields MDNQNEVNQRPADNSKEWKLIEKVVMDLQGEQRKSRRWGIFFKLLTAFYVFAILALFRMPGGAESAPSKASEHVAVIEVNGVISADQDASADNIIGALRDAFDSENAVGVILRINSPGGSPVQSGYVYDEIKRLKEIRPDFPVYAVIMDLGASGAYYIAAAADEIYADKASLVGSIGVVGSGFGFVDLMEKVGVERRQYTSGEHKGFLDPFLPENKDEKEFWQSVLSVTHKQFIAQVKAGRGDRLKETPDMFSGLIWSGEQALEMGLIDGLASSSQIAREKLNVEDLVSYTYKPNPWEEVMGRFGTSFGHGVASFFAQQTMVLR from the coding sequence ATGGATAACCAGAATGAAGTAAATCAGCGTCCTGCTGACAATAGTAAAGAATGGAAGTTGATTGAAAAGGTGGTGATGGATTTGCAGGGTGAGCAGCGCAAGTCGCGTCGCTGGGGTATCTTTTTTAAGTTGCTGACTGCTTTTTATGTTTTTGCCATCTTGGCCTTGTTTCGTATGCCGGGCGGTGCGGAGTCCGCTCCTTCAAAAGCATCAGAGCATGTTGCTGTTATTGAGGTGAACGGCGTGATCTCTGCCGATCAGGATGCGAGCGCTGACAATATTATTGGTGCTCTGCGCGATGCGTTTGATTCAGAGAATGCTGTCGGTGTGATTTTGCGCATTAATAGTCCTGGCGGTAGTCCTGTGCAGTCGGGATATGTATACGATGAGATCAAGCGCTTAAAAGAAATTCGTCCTGATTTTCCTGTTTATGCAGTGATTATGGATTTGGGCGCTTCCGGTGCGTATTACATTGCTGCCGCAGCTGATGAGATTTACGCTGATAAGGCTAGCTTGGTCGGTTCTATTGGTGTTGTCGGGTCTGGTTTTGGCTTTGTCGACTTGATGGAAAAGGTGGGTGTTGAACGTCGCCAGTACACATCGGGTGAGCATAAGGGTTTCCTTGATCCGTTCCTTCCTGAGAATAAAGACGAAAAAGAATTTTGGCAGAGTGTTTTGTCGGTTACTCATAAGCAGTTTATTGCGCAGGTAAAAGCAGGTCGCGGCGACCGTTTAAAGGAGACGCCTGACATGTTTAGTGGCTTGATTTGGTCGGGTGAGCAGGCGTTGGAGATGGGCTTAATTGATGGCCTTGCTTCCAGCAGTCAAATCGCTCGTGAGAAGCTAAATGTTGAAGATTTGGTAAGCTATACCTATAAGCCAAATCCTTGGGAAGAAGTGATGGGCCGATTCGGTACTAGCTTTGGGCATGGAGTTGCCTCGTTTTTCGCACAGCAGACAATGGTTCTGCGCTAA
- a CDS encoding YceD family protein: MMSRTMAEAQLPKRVDAGKLVDSNQQFTAYIDSANLERLNDAVVRCDEPIHCQMVFERGTDRKRVLTGSFHTNVVMCCQRCLGDVTIPLQGEYKLGFVLNDEQAKALPRQLEPVELDEDGKLDLWSTIEDEVLLSLPNFPMHPESECQIMQPEPEPDYTDSDVNRVNPFDVLAKLKQK; this comes from the coding sequence ATGATGTCGCGCACTATGGCAGAGGCTCAGCTCCCCAAGCGTGTTGATGCGGGCAAACTTGTTGATAGTAATCAACAGTTTACTGCGTATATCGACAGTGCAAACTTAGAACGATTAAACGACGCCGTTGTGCGTTGTGACGAACCCATTCATTGCCAAATGGTATTTGAGCGGGGAACGGATCGTAAAAGGGTTCTGACCGGAAGTTTTCATACAAACGTAGTAATGTGCTGTCAGCGCTGTTTAGGTGATGTAACCATTCCTTTGCAGGGCGAGTACAAGCTGGGTTTTGTATTAAATGACGAACAGGCGAAAGCGTTGCCTAGGCAACTAGAACCTGTTGAGCTGGATGAAGACGGAAAATTAGATCTTTGGTCTACGATTGAAGATGAAGTGCTTTTGTCGCTTCCTAATTTCCCAATGCACCCAGAGAGTGAGTGCCAGATAATGCAGCCTGAGCCTGAGCCTGACTATACAGATTCAGACGTCAATCGGGTAAATCCGTTTGATGTGTTAGCTAAGCTTAAACAGAAATAG
- the rpmF gene encoding 50S ribosomal protein L32 has translation MAVQQNKVSRSKRDMRRSHDALDTGSIALSTDSTSGETHRRHHVTADGFYRGKKVVETGNN, from the coding sequence ATGGCAGTTCAACAAAACAAAGTATCTCGTTCAAAACGCGACATGCGTCGTTCACACGATGCGCTAGACACTGGGTCTATCGCTCTGTCTACTGATAGCACTAGCGGTGAAACTCATCGTCGTCACCATGTGACTGCAGACGGTTTCTACCGTGGCAAGAAAGTCGTGGAGACTGGCAACAACTAA
- the plsX gene encoding phosphate acyltransferase PlsX produces the protein MFTIAVDVMGGDLGPRVAFRACATVLQNHPDLRLILPLETSLHIDAQKALSRFSDRVLIKPCQSHIDMADKPARALRQGLSSSMGVAIQAHASGDAQGVLSVGNTGALMILSKRLLGTLGGIDRPALATQIPTRKQPLLMMDLGANLEMSPKQLAQLGLLAISWYRARGIMKPSIALLNIGKESNKGPEDIREAGKLLHRAAPECYAGFAEGDDVFNGDLHALICNGFAGNIALKTTEGLADWLTTMMADELSNSKSLRWLIPLWRHTIKRIEKRISPARHGGAMLLGVCGHVAKTHGKSDEKTIKYALEYLVKQTKTADQARLQSEFDRLQRGLNSPE, from the coding sequence ATGTTTACCATCGCGGTAGATGTAATGGGCGGGGACTTAGGTCCCCGCGTTGCTTTCCGGGCTTGCGCTACTGTGCTGCAAAATCATCCCGACCTTCGCTTGATACTCCCCCTCGAAACCTCGCTTCATATTGATGCTCAAAAAGCATTATCGCGATTTTCTGATCGTGTATTGATCAAACCTTGCCAGAGTCACATCGACATGGCTGATAAACCTGCGCGCGCTTTACGCCAAGGGCTTTCTAGTTCGATGGGTGTGGCGATTCAAGCCCATGCGTCGGGTGATGCTCAGGGTGTACTTTCGGTCGGCAATACCGGTGCCTTGATGATTCTTAGCAAGCGATTGCTAGGCACGCTTGGAGGGATAGATCGACCGGCACTTGCAACACAGATCCCTACTCGTAAACAGCCGTTGCTGATGATGGACTTAGGCGCGAATTTAGAGATGAGCCCAAAGCAATTGGCTCAGCTCGGTTTGCTTGCGATCAGTTGGTATCGTGCGCGAGGAATAATGAAGCCGTCTATTGCTTTGCTTAATATCGGCAAGGAATCGAATAAAGGCCCAGAGGATATTCGCGAGGCTGGTAAGTTGCTGCATCGTGCGGCCCCTGAATGCTACGCCGGCTTTGCCGAAGGGGATGATGTTTTTAATGGCGATTTACACGCATTAATATGTAACGGCTTTGCCGGTAATATTGCGCTAAAAACGACAGAGGGTCTGGCTGATTGGTTGACCACTATGATGGCGGATGAACTAAGTAACAGTAAGAGTTTACGCTGGTTGATTCCGTTGTGGCGACACACCATTAAGCGTATAGAGAAACGTATTTCACCTGCTCGACATGGTGGGGCAATGCTGTTGGGAGTTTGCGGTCATGTCGCCAAAACCCACGGCAAGTCGGATGAGAAAACAATTAAATACGCATTGGAATATCTAGTTAAACAAACGAAAACGGCCGATCAGGCGCGTTTACAGTCGGAATTTGATCGTTTACAGCGAGGGCTGAATTCGCCCGAATAA
- the fabD gene encoding ACP S-malonyltransferase, whose product MTNVIAFFPGQGAQQVGMLADIASDYSIIQETFAEASDAVGFDLWAMIQQGPADTLNLTYNTQPALLTASTAIWRVLQAQCPALNVVAAAGHSLGEYSALVAADAISFADAVRLVKRRGQLMDAAVPAGQGGMAAVLGLDEEQIRAVCDEAAIAGVVEPANFNAPGQIVIAGDTAGVAKGIEVAKAVGAKRALALSVSGPFHSSLMKAAAEEFNDALASVQWRAPAFPVYHNVDNQTATLEAIPQRLLEQLYSPVNWTGAVQAVRDRSDLALEIGPGKVLAGLVKRIDKTLDVETTGDSSALAATISRVQGA is encoded by the coding sequence ATGACGAACGTAATTGCTTTTTTCCCGGGGCAGGGGGCGCAGCAGGTTGGTATGCTGGCCGATATTGCTTCTGACTACAGTATTATTCAAGAAACGTTTGCTGAAGCGTCCGACGCGGTTGGCTTCGATTTATGGGCCATGATTCAACAAGGTCCAGCAGACACACTCAATCTTACCTATAACACTCAGCCCGCATTGCTAACGGCAAGCACGGCTATTTGGCGTGTTTTACAGGCTCAGTGCCCCGCGCTAAATGTTGTTGCTGCTGCCGGTCACTCTCTGGGTGAATATTCAGCCCTAGTCGCCGCTGACGCTATTTCTTTTGCTGATGCAGTGCGTTTGGTTAAACGTCGGGGTCAGTTAATGGATGCCGCCGTTCCGGCAGGTCAGGGCGGTATGGCGGCTGTACTTGGTTTGGATGAAGAACAGATTCGCGCGGTTTGTGATGAGGCCGCTATTGCAGGGGTTGTGGAACCTGCAAATTTCAACGCGCCAGGACAAATTGTGATTGCCGGGGATACGGCGGGTGTCGCAAAAGGTATCGAAGTCGCTAAGGCTGTTGGTGCTAAGCGGGCATTGGCGTTGTCGGTAAGTGGTCCATTTCACTCCAGCTTAATGAAAGCGGCGGCCGAAGAATTCAATGATGCCTTGGCGAGTGTCCAGTGGCGTGCTCCGGCGTTTCCTGTGTACCACAACGTCGACAATCAAACAGCAACGCTAGAGGCAATTCCTCAGCGTTTGCTGGAGCAATTGTATAGCCCAGTCAATTGGACTGGAGCAGTTCAGGCGGTGCGTGATCGCAGTGATTTAGCATTAGAAATTGGCCCCGGAAAAGTTTTAGCCGGTTTGGTTAAGCGCATAGACAAAACCTTAGATGTTGAAACTACAGGTGATAGCAGTGCTTTAGCTGCCACTATTAGCCGAGTGCAAGGAGCCTAA
- the fabG gene encoding 3-oxoacyl-ACP reductase FabG produces MTDQSLALVTGASRGIGLAIAERLIRDGYRVVGTATSEGGVAALRERLQSHGAQHDALLLDIANSEQTDAALADLQTRFGTPLIVVNNAGITRDNLFLRLNESDWDAVINTNLNGVFRVCKALVKPMLKQKAGSIINISSIIGTTGNGGQANYAAAKAGLEGFSRSLAQEIASRNITVNCIAPGFIQTDMTDVLPETQKDAILATIPGKRFGSVEDIAGAVAFLASSDAKYITGQTIHVNGGMNMG; encoded by the coding sequence ATGACGGATCAATCACTAGCGTTAGTGACAGGTGCCTCACGTGGCATTGGCTTGGCTATAGCGGAGCGCCTTATTCGTGATGGTTATCGAGTGGTTGGTACTGCAACATCAGAAGGCGGTGTAGCGGCTCTTCGAGAGCGTTTGCAGTCGCATGGTGCTCAGCATGATGCCTTGTTGCTTGATATCGCTAATAGTGAACAAACAGATGCGGCTTTGGCTGATTTGCAAACTCGATTTGGCACGCCGTTGATTGTCGTTAATAATGCGGGCATTACACGCGACAATTTATTCTTGCGTTTGAATGAGAGCGACTGGGATGCAGTCATTAATACGAACTTGAATGGCGTGTTCCGTGTCTGTAAAGCATTAGTGAAGCCAATGCTTAAACAAAAGGCCGGTAGTATCATTAACATCAGCTCGATTATTGGTACAACAGGTAATGGCGGTCAGGCCAATTATGCCGCCGCGAAGGCTGGTTTAGAGGGTTTTAGCCGTTCTTTAGCGCAGGAAATTGCCAGCAGAAACATTACAGTTAACTGTATTGCGCCCGGATTTATCCAAACAGACATGACAGATGTCTTGCCTGAAACGCAAAAAGACGCCATCCTAGCGACCATTCCGGGTAAGCGCTTTGGCAGTGTTGAAGACATCGCCGGAGCGGTAGCCTTTTTGGCTAGTAGCGACGCGAAATACATTACAGGTCAGACCATTCATGTGAATGGCGGCATGAATATGGGTTGA
- the acpP gene encoding acyl carrier protein, protein MSNIEERVKKIVCEQLGAKEEDVKASSSFVDDLGADSLDTVELVMALEEEFETEIPDEHAEKLTTVQEAIDYIIANL, encoded by the coding sequence ATGAGCAATATCGAAGAACGTGTAAAGAAAATTGTATGTGAACAGCTAGGCGCAAAAGAAGAAGACGTAAAAGCTTCATCTTCTTTCGTTGATGATCTTGGTGCAGATTCACTAGACACTGTTGAGCTGGTAATGGCTTTGGAAGAGGAATTCGAAACCGAAATCCCTGACGAGCACGCAGAGAAGCTGACTACCGTTCAGGAAGCAATCGACTACATCATTGCCAATCTGTAA